A genomic region of Macrobrachium nipponense isolate FS-2020 chromosome 40, ASM1510439v2, whole genome shotgun sequence contains the following coding sequences:
- the LOC135211798 gene encoding interaptin-like — MGIVRFFIDFMAVDNWPSLAITEEDNHLDNDMDDNMNDDVQHDMNDDMQVDMNEDEQDSEEDKNTVYENVSSLACEETLHLPSQKTQGAIQINAIISTLQEDLEEKVQIINELKKKVEGLTEEGTKLKQNIIDLERLNHEKDRQLLSMPAELEDLRREMALKVQETEKLRRENEDKDSSLIILESTVAVLDMEKETLRRDLQEKENSRSEMKNELEKKNEDLKKLKEENRIKQKSIESLQKETEDQNFQMNCLEDQLQVLTAEKKWAQENLQQLELCRKELVDKKRELEDVKAHNLQRESEILRLENELSLNQKKVLSLTKATESVVAQRANGKINEMTRRTVQLEFELAEMKEELETMEFEKMEAILEIQKLQEDALAKDTKIRSLDMKGLDMISKAKDTFYKEKTVTKMAPKKQPGSEEKVGKESSQDKPRCLRKPQVNSKALYQQMDDIEEAISQIRASQRRSTANRRHSKAPAKLPSVTKPLNREPNNIQRLRMESAANLRRLERDAAMVVWRAMQEEFIRQYKLIEDLIHRCYPGAMINLEFSIDDILNYFSDIAQSH, encoded by the exons ATGGGTATTGTCCGTTTCTTCATTGACTTTATGGCTGTGGACAACTGGCCGTCGCTGGCCATAACTGAAGAGGACAATCATTTGGATAACGATATGGACGACAATATGAATGACGATGTGCAACACGACATGAATGACGATATGCAAGTCGATATGAATGAGGATGAGCAAGACAGTGAAGAAGACAAAAATACGGTTTATGAAAATGTCTCTAGTTTAGCTTGTGAAGAGACTCTGCATTTGCCCAGCCAAAAGACCCAGGGAGCAATCCAGATAAATGCTATCATCTCGACGCTTCAGGAAGATCTCGAAGAGAAGGTTCAAATTATAAACGAACTAAAGAAAAAGGTAGAGGGCCTGACTGAAGAAGGAACGAAgttgaaacaaaatattatagACCTGGAACGTCTCAATCATGAGAAGGATAGGCAACTTCTCTCAATGCCAGCCGAACTGGAAGACCTAAGAAGAGAAATGGCTCTCAAGGTGCAGGAGACAGAGAAGCTtagaagagagaatgaggacAAAGACTCCTCCCTCATCATTTTGGAAAGCACGGTCGCAGTTCTCGACATGGAAAAGGAGACGTTGCGTCGAGATCTGCAGGAGAAGGAAAACAGtcgatcagaaatgaaaaatgaactagaaaagaaaaatgaggacCTGAAGAAACTAAAAGAAGAGAACAGGATTAAGCAGAAGAGCATTGAAAGTCTGCAGAAAGAAACCGAGGACCAGAACTTCCAGATGAACTGTTTGGAAGATCAATTGCAAGTCCTCACCGCTGAGAAAAAGTGGGCCCAAGAAAATTTGCAGCAGCTCGAACTATGCAGGAAAGAATTAGTTGacaaaaagagggagttggaggatGTTAAAGCACACAACCTCCAGAGGGAAAGTGAGATCCTCCGCCTGGAGAATGAGCTCTCTCTGAACCAAAAGAAGGTCCTCAGCTTGACGAAAGCAACCGAAAGTGTTGTAGCACAAAGGGCCAATGGAAAGATCAATGAAATGACGAGGAGGACAGTCCAGCTTGAATTCGAGCTTGCTGAGATGAAGGAGGAACTAGAGACGATGGAGTTTGAAAAGATGGAGGCCATCTTGGAAATTCAAAAACTCCAAGAAGATGCCTTGGCCAAGGATACGAAAATCAGATCCTTGGATATGAAAGGGCTTGATATGATTAGCAAGGCGAAGGACACTTTCTATAAAGAGAAGACTGTGACCAAAATGGCGCCGAAAAAACAGCCTGGATCAGAGGAGAAAGTTGGAAAGGAAAGTTCTCAGGATAAACCTCGATGTCTGAGAAAGCCCCAGGTCAACAGCAAAGCCCTCTACCAACAAATGGACGACATCGAGGAAGCGATTAGTCAGATCAGAGCGTCACAACGACGTTCAACTGCCAACAGGAGACACTCAAAAGCCCCAGCTAAACTTCCTTCAGTTACAAAGCCTCTAAATAGAGAACCAAATAACATTCAGAGGCTCAGGATGGAATCTGCAGCTAACCTCCGAAGACTGGAGCGAGATGCTGcaatg GTTGTTTGGAGAGCAATGCAAGAGGAATTTATTCGTCAGTACAAATTGATTGAGGATCTCATTCATCGTTGTTACCCAGGAGCCATGATCAATTTAGAATTTTCCATTGATGACATATTGAATTACTTCTCTGATATTGCACAATCTCATTAG